A window of the Tenebrio molitor chromosome 1, icTenMoli1.1, whole genome shotgun sequence genome harbors these coding sequences:
- the LOC138141462 gene encoding SET and MYND domain-containing protein 4-like has product MDCLVALYIEKFKTIEGNVFEVFTKFYDTDLTPIHSWLESQFKKKTLKNNTISALHRREGNVFYAKKNLVKSLEFYTKSLCFATPNSKEYGLALANRSAVSFEMREFHNCLKDIELCFKTNYPTDLKPKIYIRKAECYFELNQKESLSECISEVFSFLESENIVDKDKFTMKLNHIEKMKNTQAKVDNYQENFHEIPEFPDGENKCLGYASNKVKMSYNKNSGRHIVASTNIRRGDILFIEKAFIFAPVFKENKEFYSFKCYNCLKDIISSVPCKFCTVCVYCDENCRDLSWQKCHKWECYGMQANIWFDLGIAFPAFKAMLQGALSGFESLECSYEEDLKCFGDKQDNYRYFNRLLSNIYKNKNVAPYIVMAAIVISYLEKYTNFFTWFLRQPNCPKKDLDNLIKYVGGLITKHIAQLACNSSTIEHWTCSSSDLLFPDVLITIACGIFPSVSIMNHSCRPNVTNYFICDTIVVKALEDIPQNEEIFNCYGIDYRGMVREQRQYACRKLYHFECKCVICSDPANELDMLDSYLCPKCKGLVPEINNTVLSFCVNCGEKYHLKPFRKINNEAQRYLENDSPNQLELLIKSLKIREKILYKHHKDFEEVYYRLYSFYVENGDAENMFKYFHLWLENEKARRGSNSRGIGTKLYEAALAILHCLQNGHQKNCTNLKAFLQNVEYMIKEAKIILNLYYPSYITSRLNRKIQFISTK; this is encoded by the exons atggatTGTTTAGTGGCGTTGTATATCGAAAAGTTTAAAACGATTGAGGGCAATGTTTTTGAagtgtttacaaaattttatgacaCAGATTT AACGCCAATACATTCATGGTTAGAGAgtcaatttaaaaagaaaacattaaaaaataataccatATCAGCTTTACATAGGCGAGAAGGCAATGTTTTCTATGCCAAGAAGAACCTAGTAAAAAGTTTAGAGTTTTACACTAAGAGTTTGTGTTTTGCCACACCTAACAGTAAAGAGTATGGATTGGCATTAGCTAATCGATCAGCTGTTTCGTTTGAAATGAGAGAATTTCATAATTGTCTTAAAGACATTGAATTgtgtttcaaaacaaattatccAACAGATTTAAAGCCAAAAATTTATATACGAAAGGCAGAGTGCTATTTTGAATTGAATCAGAAAGAATCCTTAAGCGAATGCATATCAGAGGTGTTTAGTTTTTTGGAATCAGAAAATATAGTAGATAAAG acaaatttacaatGAAGTTGAATCATAttgagaaaatgaaaaatacacAGGCAAAAGTTGACAACTATCAAGAAAATTTTCACGAAATTCCAGAATTTCCAGATGGGGAAAATAAATGTTTGGGGTATGCATctaacaaagtaaaaatgag ttataataaaaatagtggAAGGCACATAGTAGCCAGTACAAACATCCGACGGGGGGACATTCTTTTTATCGAAAAAGCGTTTATTTTTGCTCCAGTTTTTaaggaaaacaaagaattttattcatttaagTGTTACAATTGTTTGAAGGATATAATAAGCAGCGTGCCGTGTAAATTTTGTACAGTTTGTGTATATTGCGACGAAAATTGTCGGGACTTATCATGGCAGAAGTGTCATAAGTGGGAATGTTACGGGATGCAGGCAAATATTTGGTTTGATTTAGGCATTGCTTTTCCTGCGTTTAAAGCAATGTTGCAAGGAGCTTTGTCAGGATTTGAATCCTTGGAATGCAGTTACGAAGAGGATCTGAAGTGTTTCGGTGACAAGCAAGACAACTACCGGTATTTCAACAGACTTCTTTCAAatatatataaaaacaaaaatgttgcaCCATACATTGTTATGGCAGCTATAGTAATTTCGTATCTGGAAAAATACACAAATTTCTTCACGTGGTTTTTAAGACAACCAAATTGTCCTAAAAAAGATTTagataatttgattaaatatGTTGGAGGCCTTATTACTAAACACATCGCTCAATTGGCGTGCAATTCCAGTACTATCGAACACTGGACGTGCTCTTCGTCGGATTTACTTTTTCCAGATGTTCTTATAACGATAGCTTGTGGAATATTTCCATCCGTTAGTATTATGAACCATTCCTGTAGGCCAAACGTAACGAATTA TTTCATCTGTGATACTATAGTTGTTAAAGCTTTAGAGGATATCCCGCAAAATGAAGAAATCTTCAATTGTTACGGAATCGATTATAGAGGAATGGTAAGAGAACAGAGACAGTATGCTTGTAGAAAGTTGTATCACTTTGAATGTAAATGTGTAATTTGCTCAGACCCCGCAAACGAATTG GACATGCTGGACAGTTACTTGTGCCCAAAATGCAAGGGGTTAGTTCCAGAGATTAATAACACTGTTTTAAGTTTTTGTGTTAATTGTGGTGAAAAATATCATTTGAAGCCTTTTCGGAAAATCAATAATGAAGCACAAAGATACCTTGAAA ATGATTCCCCAAATCAGCTAGAACTTTTAATAAAGAGTCTTAAAATAAGAGAAAAAATTCTCTACAAACACCACAAAGATTTTGAAGAAGTTTATTACAGATTGTatagtttttatgttgaaaaCG ggGATGCGGAAAATATGTTTAAGTATTTTCATTTGTGGTTAGAAAACGAGAAAGCTCGTCGAGGGAGCAATTCGAGAGGTATTGGAACAAAGCTCTATGAAGCTGCACTTGCAATCCTTCATTGCTTACAAAACGGTCACCAAAAAAATTGCACTAATCTCAA GGCTTTTCTACAAAATGTCGAGTATATGATTAAAGAAGCCAAGATAATTCTAAATTTGTATTATCCATCATACATTACGAGTAGACTGaacagaaaaatacaatttatatcAACTAAGTAA